A window of Leeia speluncae contains these coding sequences:
- a CDS encoding 5-carboxymethyl-2-hydroxymuconate delta-isomerase (catalyzes the formation of 5-oxo-pent-3-ene-1,2,5-tricarboxylic acid from 5-carboxymethyl-2-hydroxy-muconic acid) — MPHFIVECTENLRDSADFQPLFAQVHEYMAGTGIFPIGGIRSRVHWIDTYRMADAAADYAFVHITLKVGHGRDEATRKAVGDHLFGLVKTHFAKLMEDRYLALSFEMVELHPVLNYKHNNVHARFK; from the coding sequence ATGCCACATTTTATTGTTGAATGTACCGAAAACCTACGTGATAGTGCAGATTTTCAGCCGCTATTTGCCCAAGTGCATGAATACATGGCGGGCACCGGTATTTTCCCTATTGGCGGCATCCGTAGCCGTGTTCACTGGATTGATACCTACCGCATGGCAGACGCCGCAGCCGACTATGCCTTTGTGCATATCACGCTAAAAGTGGGCCATGGACGTGACGAAGCCACCCGAAAAGCCGTTGGTGATCATCTATTTGGGTTGGTCAAAACCCATTTCGCAAAACTGATGGAAGATCGCTACTTAGCGCTGTCTTTCGAGATGGTAGAGCTACATCCGGTGCTGAACTACAAGCACAACAACGTGCACGCGCGCTTTAAATAA
- the hpaD gene encoding 3,4-dihydroxyphenylacetate 2,3-dioxygenase yields the protein MGKLALAAKITHVPSMYLSELPGPNQGCRDAAINGHKEIARRCRELGVDTIVVFDTHWLVNSAYHINCGERFEGVYTSNELPHFIRDMKFSYPGNPILGELIANEAIARKVRAKAHNIPSLELEYGTLVPMRYMNEDQHFKVVSVAGWCQAHELEDSRKFGEAVKAAIEAYDGTVAIFASGSLSHTFIDDRLAEGGMFRYTREFDRQVDMHVVEMWKQGRFAEFCAMLPEYATYCNGEGKMHDTAMLLGALGWDQYQGEVEIITELFPSSGTGQLNAIFPI from the coding sequence ATGGGCAAACTAGCACTTGCTGCCAAGATTACACATGTACCGTCTATGTACCTGTCTGAGCTTCCTGGGCCAAATCAGGGTTGCCGAGATGCGGCAATTAATGGCCATAAAGAGATCGCCCGCCGCTGCCGCGAATTAGGCGTAGATACCATTGTGGTATTTGATACCCATTGGCTAGTCAATAGCGCCTATCACATCAACTGTGGTGAGAGGTTCGAAGGGGTTTATACCAGCAACGAGCTCCCGCACTTTATTCGTGACATGAAATTTAGCTATCCTGGCAATCCAATTTTAGGCGAATTAATTGCAAACGAAGCAATTGCTCGCAAAGTAAGAGCCAAAGCCCACAATATTCCAAGTCTAGAGCTTGAATACGGCACCTTAGTCCCGATGCGTTATATGAATGAAGACCAACATTTTAAAGTGGTCTCCGTTGCTGGCTGGTGTCAAGCGCATGAACTAGAAGATAGCCGCAAATTTGGCGAAGCAGTGAAAGCAGCAATTGAAGCTTACGACGGCACGGTCGCTATTTTTGCAAGTGGGTCGTTATCGCACACCTTTATTGATGATCGCTTAGCCGAAGGCGGTATGTTCCGTTACACCCGTGAGTTCGACCGCCAAGTGGATATGCACGTGGTAGAGATGTGGAAGCAAGGCCGCTTTGCCGAATTCTGCGCCATGCTGCCAGAGTACGCCACTTACTGTAACGGCGAAGGCAAGATGCACGACACAGCGATGCTGCTTGGCGCATTAGGATGGGATCAATACCAAGGAGAAGTCGAGATCATCACCGAGCTATTCCCAAGCTCTGGCACCGGCCAACTCAACGCTATCTTCCCTATTTAA
- the hpaE gene encoding 5-carboxymethyl-2-hydroxymuconate semialdehyde dehydrogenase yields the protein MMIKHLINGQSVESKETFQTLNPATGEVLADVASGGEEEVNAAVAAAKAAFPGWAATPVKERARLMRNLGDLITKNVPELAEMETKDCGQVIGQTKKALIPRAADNFHYFAELIQHQHGETYDSDTGHLNYTLWTPVGVVALISPWNVPFMTATWKTAPCLAFGNTAVMKMSELSPMTVDRLGQLVLEAGIPPGVFNIVHGYGNTAGEPLVSHPDVRAISFTGSTLTGNRIVKSAGLKKFSMELGGKSPFIIFNDADYERALDAAIFMIFSNNGQRCTAGSRILVQDGIYDKFVADFAARAARLTVGDPLDPNTIVGPMISKGHQAKVQGYIELGQKEGAKLVFGGDTPNVAEHLKGGNWVQPTVFADVDNKMKIAQDEIFGPVPCIIRFKTEEEALQIANDTQYGLSSYLWTESTGRVMRMAKAIEAGMTFVNSQNVRDLRQPFGGVKASGTGREGNHYSYEVFCEAKNVAVSYGNHPIPKWGA from the coding sequence ATGATGATCAAACACCTAATCAATGGGCAATCTGTCGAGAGCAAAGAAACCTTCCAAACCCTTAACCCAGCGACAGGCGAAGTTCTAGCCGATGTGGCAAGTGGTGGAGAGGAAGAAGTAAACGCGGCGGTTGCGGCGGCCAAAGCAGCGTTCCCAGGTTGGGCAGCTACGCCAGTGAAAGAGCGTGCTCGCCTGATGCGTAACTTGGGTGATTTGATCACCAAGAACGTGCCAGAACTGGCCGAGATGGAAACCAAAGATTGCGGTCAGGTGATTGGCCAAACCAAAAAGGCTTTGATCCCACGCGCGGCGGATAACTTCCACTACTTTGCAGAGTTGATCCAGCATCAGCATGGCGAAACTTACGATTCTGACACAGGGCATCTCAACTACACCTTGTGGACGCCAGTCGGCGTGGTGGCGCTGATTTCTCCTTGGAACGTGCCATTCATGACGGCAACCTGGAAAACCGCACCATGCTTGGCATTTGGTAATACCGCCGTGATGAAGATGTCTGAACTATCGCCAATGACGGTCGATCGCCTAGGCCAATTGGTACTGGAAGCAGGCATTCCACCCGGTGTTTTCAACATTGTTCATGGTTACGGCAATACCGCGGGTGAACCACTGGTTAGCCACCCTGATGTTCGGGCGATTTCCTTTACCGGCAGTACGCTGACTGGTAACCGCATTGTGAAGTCGGCAGGGCTCAAGAAATTCTCGATGGAATTAGGTGGAAAATCGCCGTTCATCATCTTTAACGATGCAGATTACGAACGCGCACTCGATGCGGCGATTTTCATGATCTTCTCGAATAACGGTCAACGCTGTACCGCTGGCTCACGCATCTTGGTACAAGACGGTATCTACGACAAGTTTGTAGCTGACTTTGCTGCCCGCGCCGCTCGCCTCACCGTGGGGGATCCGCTAGACCCGAACACCATTGTTGGCCCAATGATTAGCAAAGGCCACCAAGCAAAGGTTCAAGGTTACATCGAGCTTGGTCAAAAAGAAGGCGCGAAGCTGGTATTTGGTGGTGATACACCAAACGTGGCCGAACACCTAAAAGGCGGTAACTGGGTTCAGCCAACCGTGTTTGCTGATGTAGACAACAAGATGAAGATTGCACAAGACGAAATCTTCGGGCCAGTGCCTTGCATTATCCGCTTCAAGACCGAAGAAGAAGCGCTGCAGATTGCTAACGACACCCAATACGGTTTGTCTTCTTACCTATGGACAGAAAGCACTGGGCGCGTGATGCGCATGGCGAAAGCAATTGAAGCAGGGATGACGTTTGTGAATAGCCAAAACGTACGGGATTTGCGGCAGCCATTTGGCGGCGTGAAAGCTTCTGGTACTGGCCGTGAAGGTAACCACTACAGCTACGAAGTGTTCTGCGAAGCGAAAAACGTGGCCGTGTCTTATGGCAATCACCCGATTCCTAAATGGGGTGCGTAG
- a CDS encoding fumarylacetoacetate hydrolase family protein, with protein sequence MKHARVEYKGVTQAATLLADQRLQLANGETIDAKEVKWLPPTNGTIFALGLNYADHAAELDFKAPTEPLVFLKGTNTLTGHNQVSVRPDNLEYMHYEAELVVVIGKTAKNVSREDAMQYVGGYTVCNDYAVRDYLENYYRPNLRVKSRDTLTPIGPWMVEAADVADPHNLALRTYVNGELRQEGSTKDLIFDVPFLVSYLSSFMTLNPGDMICTGTPEGLSDVKPGDLVEVEVEHVGRLANRIVSEAEYEKMLKENAA encoded by the coding sequence ATGAAACACGCGCGCGTCGAATATAAAGGCGTTACCCAAGCAGCCACCTTACTGGCTGACCAACGCTTACAACTAGCAAACGGCGAAACCATTGATGCCAAAGAAGTGAAATGGCTACCGCCAACAAACGGCACCATTTTTGCGCTAGGGCTGAATTACGCTGATCACGCTGCCGAACTGGACTTTAAAGCGCCAACGGAGCCGCTAGTGTTCCTGAAAGGGACAAACACGCTAACAGGCCACAATCAGGTATCTGTTCGTCCAGACAATCTGGAATACATGCACTACGAAGCCGAGTTGGTGGTGGTGATTGGTAAAACAGCCAAAAACGTGAGCCGCGAGGATGCGATGCAATACGTAGGAGGCTACACCGTGTGTAACGACTACGCCGTGCGGGATTACCTAGAAAACTACTACCGCCCTAACCTGCGCGTAAAAAGCCGCGACACCTTAACGCCCATCGGCCCTTGGATGGTAGAGGCGGCAGACGTAGCAGACCCGCACAACCTAGCCTTACGCACCTATGTGAACGGTGAACTGCGCCAGGAAGGGAGCACCAAAGACCTGATTTTTGATGTGCCGTTTTTGGTGTCTTACCTCAGTAGCTTCATGACATTGAACCCGGGCGACATGATTTGTACCGGTACGCCAGAAGGCTTGTCGGACGTCAAACCGGGTGACTTGGTAGAAGTGGAAGTTGAACACGTTGGTCGCTTGGCAAACCGCATTGTTAGCGAAGCAGAATACGAAAAAATGTTGAAGGAGAACGCAGCATGA
- a CDS encoding Bcr/CflA family multidrug efflux MFS transporter, which produces MNLSDLPIRTSRLIALLGLLVAFGPFAIDMYLPNLPVMGHELGVGQDDMQHTLSAFLLGFCVGMLFYGPLSDRFGRRPLLLVGIGLYVVSSLLCAFAHQIDSLITFRLLQAIGGGAGSVMARAIVRDVFPKEDAASVLSKMALVTMVAPLIAPLVGGWLGNHIGWRAVFVLLSVQGLISGWLVWRYLPETLPSTQRSHGGLGTVLVNYWRLLIDPRNLLLIIGMGFPFAGMFAFITGSPFVYIERFGVNNQFYGFLFGANIIGQAIFTLINTQLLKRYSPLAITNIAILLALTASIGALLTDTTSLWLLVPMIVVYVGLTIAINANAMAALLGRHQHQIGSISALAVSIEFGFGSLASFIVAALQPHTPHAMTCVMLGCAVIAAICLFVYRWLETPQISLQKS; this is translated from the coding sequence ATGAACCTATCAGACCTCCCGATACGTACCAGCCGGCTGATTGCCCTCTTAGGGCTATTAGTCGCGTTTGGCCCGTTTGCGATTGACATGTACCTACCCAACCTCCCCGTGATGGGGCATGAGCTAGGCGTAGGGCAAGACGATATGCAGCACACACTCAGCGCCTTTTTGCTGGGGTTTTGTGTCGGGATGTTGTTTTATGGGCCATTGTCCGATCGATTTGGTCGTCGCCCATTATTGCTAGTGGGGATTGGGCTCTATGTAGTCAGCAGCCTCTTATGTGCCTTTGCACACCAAATTGATAGTCTGATTACCTTTCGGTTGCTGCAAGCAATTGGTGGTGGTGCAGGTTCGGTGATGGCGCGCGCCATCGTCAGGGATGTATTTCCCAAAGAAGATGCGGCCAGCGTCTTATCTAAAATGGCTTTAGTCACCATGGTCGCGCCACTTATCGCACCACTTGTGGGAGGTTGGTTGGGTAATCACATCGGTTGGCGTGCCGTATTTGTGCTGTTGTCGGTGCAAGGGTTAATTAGTGGTTGGTTAGTCTGGCGCTATTTGCCAGAAACATTGCCGTCTACCCAGCGAAGCCATGGTGGTCTGGGGACAGTGTTGGTGAATTACTGGCGTTTACTGATCGACCCACGCAATCTACTCCTCATCATTGGCATGGGGTTTCCGTTTGCTGGTATGTTCGCGTTTATCACTGGCTCGCCTTTTGTATATATCGAACGCTTTGGCGTTAACAACCAGTTTTATGGTTTTCTGTTTGGCGCCAATATCATCGGTCAAGCCATATTTACCCTGATCAATACCCAGTTATTAAAACGATACTCCCCGCTCGCCATTACCAACATCGCCATTTTGCTGGCACTTACCGCTAGCATTGGCGCGCTATTGACTGATACGACTTCGCTTTGGCTACTCGTACCGATGATTGTGGTGTACGTCGGCCTTACCATTGCCATTAACGCCAACGCCATGGCCGCCCTTCTCGGCAGACACCAACATCAGATCGGTAGTATTAGTGCATTGGCAGTGTCGATCGAGTTTGGATTTGGCTCTCTCGCTAGTTTTATTGTTGCCGCCTTGCAGCCACACACCCCACATGCAATGACCTGCGTCATGCTCGGTTGCGCCGTCATTGCCGCCATTTGTTTATTTGTCTATCGCTGGCTAGAAACGCCGCAAATCTCCCTACAAAAAAGCTAA
- the hpaD gene encoding 3,4-dihydroxyphenylacetate 2,3-dioxygenase, protein MYLAKRTDAPQALQVIVLSTREALIMGKIVLAAKVTHVPSMLISEMPGPNHGCRQAAIDGHKEIGRRAKALGVDTVVVIDTHWLVNAGYHINACSQFEGVYTSNEFPHFIQNLPYNYKGNTALGESIAKIATEKGVGTRAHNIPTLDVEYGTLLPMHYMNTDAAFKVVSIAGWVAWGDMEESRIVGEAIREAVEASDSNVAIVASGSMSHRIHDNKNVNGGLFTISDEFYRQADLRALDLWQQGRFEEFTRMLPTYAKVCYGEGWMHDTAMLLGALGWDQYKGKAEMITDYFESSGTGQVNALFPV, encoded by the coding sequence GTGTATCTGGCCAAGCGTACAGATGCGCCGCAAGCGCTACAGGTAATTGTTTTATCCACTAGAGAGGCACTTATCATGGGAAAAATTGTTTTAGCTGCAAAAGTCACGCATGTTCCATCCATGCTGATTTCTGAAATGCCAGGGCCGAATCATGGCTGTCGCCAAGCGGCGATTGATGGCCATAAAGAAATTGGTCGTCGCGCAAAAGCACTGGGCGTCGATACCGTGGTCGTCATTGATACCCACTGGCTGGTGAATGCGGGTTATCACATCAATGCCTGCAGTCAGTTTGAAGGCGTGTATACCAGTAACGAGTTCCCTCATTTCATCCAAAACCTACCGTACAACTACAAAGGTAATACCGCGCTAGGTGAATCAATTGCGAAAATCGCGACTGAAAAAGGCGTAGGCACGCGAGCACACAACATTCCTACCCTAGATGTTGAATATGGCACCTTACTACCGATGCACTATATGAATACCGATGCGGCTTTCAAAGTAGTGTCGATTGCGGGCTGGGTAGCATGGGGCGATATGGAAGAAAGTCGCATCGTGGGTGAAGCAATCCGCGAGGCAGTAGAAGCATCCGATAGCAATGTTGCGATTGTGGCGAGTGGATCGATGTCTCATCGTATTCATGACAATAAAAACGTGAATGGCGGTTTATTTACGATTAGCGATGAGTTCTACCGTCAGGCAGATTTGCGCGCACTAGATTTGTGGCAACAAGGCCGTTTTGAAGAGTTCACCCGTATGTTACCAACTTACGCCAAGGTGTGTTACGGCGAAGGCTGGATGCACGATACCGCGATGCTGTTAGGCGCATTGGGCTGGGATCAGTACAAAGGCAAGGCAGAAATGATTACCGATTACTTCGAGAGTTCTGGCACAGGCCAAGTCAACGCGCTTTTCCCTGTTTAA